The bacterium DNA window GGTGGTCGTGGCTCCGGATCTCGGCGGCACCCACATGGCGCGCGCCTATGCCAAACGGCTGAATGCGCCCATTGCCATCGTCGACAAGCGCCGCTCCGGGCCCAATATGGTCGAGATCATGAACGTCATCGGCAACGTGGAAGGCAAGAATGCGCTGCTGATCGACGACATTTGCGATACGGCCGGCACGCTCACCAACGCCGCCTCTCGCCTGAAAGATATGGGTGCGCAGCACGTCTACGCCGCCTGCACCCATGCCATCCTGTCGGGGCCGGCGGTGACGCGCTTGATGAAATCGCCCATCGACCAGATGATCGTGACCGACACCGTGCAGATTCATCCCAACAAGCTGATCGACAAGATCAAGGTGCTCTCGGTGGCGGAGTTGTTCGGGCGCGCGATTATGCGCACGCATAATGAAGAATCCATCAGTTCGCTGTTTGACTAGCAGATTACAGATTAGAATTCATCACCTGAAGCAAAGGTTGCGTTATGAGTTCAACACTTATCAATGTCGAAGTTCGCAATGATATCGGCAAGCAGGCGGCCAAACGTCTGCGGCGCGAGGGCCGTGTGCCGGGCGTGTATTACAGCGGCGGCGTCGACCCTGTGGCGTTGAGCGTCGATGCCAAGGAATTGCGCGCTGCACTCGCGCACAAGTCCAGCATCATGGATGTGCGCCTGGGCTCCGCCGAACCCGTCAAGTGCATTATTCGTGAAGTGCAATGGCATCCGGTCTACGGCACGCCGGTGCATGTCGATTTCATGGGCGTGAAGCTGACGGAGAAGATCACCATGGAAGTGCCGATCCGCCTGACTGGCACGGCGGCTGGCGTGAAAGATGGCGGCACTCTGCAACAACTGCTGCGCAGCCTCGAGATCAAATGTCTTCCGCTCGATATCCCGGACGCGGTGGACATCGACGTCAGCAATCTGAACATTCATGACGCTATCTATGTGCGTGATTTGCCCGCCGAAAAATTCGAGATCCTGAACGAGCCCGAGCAAATGGTGATCTCGGTGCTGGCGCCACGCCTGGAAGAGACGCCAGTCCCGGCTGCTGCGCCGGAAACTGCTGAGCCGGAGGTGATCGGCCACGGCAAGAAGGCTGAGGAAGAAGAAGGCGAAGAATCCCAGAAGTGACGATGACCCGTGGCCAGCTCTGCCGTTGTGCCTGCCAGATATCTGATTACCGGCTTGGGAAACCCCGGCCGGGAATATGCCGGCACCCGGCACAACCTCGGTTTCATGGTCATCGATCATCTCGCCGAACGGCTGGGAATTGCGTTGCATGCGGGCCGAGGGGAATATCGCATCTCCTCCCCCCATCCCCTGCCCGGCAGTGACCGGGAAATCGTTCTGCTCAAGCCGCTGACCTTCATGAACAACAGCGGCGTGGCGGTGCGCGAGGTGGTTCATTATTTCAAGTTTGAATTGCCTCATTTGCTCGTGGTGCTGGATGATCTCCAGTTGCCCTTCGGCAAGCTCAGACTCCGCTCGAAGGGCAGCGACGGCGGCCAGAAGGGGCTGCGCTCCATCATTCAGGCGCTCGGCACCGAGGCCTTCCCGCGGCTGCGGCTCGGCATCGGCCAGGGTTCGGAGCAAACCGCCACTACGTTCGTGCTCTCCCGGTTTTCCAAGGTGGAACGCGAAGCCCTGCCCGACCTCATTGCCCAAGCCGCTGATGCGGCAGTGGACTTCTGCCGCCATGGAATTGCCCATACGATGAACCGCTACAACTTGAAAACGAATCCTGAGGAATGACCAAACAGGCGGCTGGCGACGGCGAGGAGGCCGTGGTCAACGCCGGAATTCGCAACCAGGTCCAAAAGCAGAAAAAAGAATTCTGAAGGAGGCTCATTGTCTGACGTTTTGATCCCCGGCATCGCGAGTCTGTTTGCACTCGGCTTCGTTGCCTTTTTGGCGATGGATGTATTGCGCAAAAGCCCCGGCAACGAAAGAATGGTTCAGATTTCCCGCGCCGTCCAGGAAGGTGCCAAGGCGTTTCTGCGGCGTGAATACCTGTACGTTTCTGCTTTCGTCATTGTGATTGCCACGCTGATTGCTGCGGCACCTTTGTTCTCCAAAGTTGACCTCAATTGGCAGACTTCGGTGGCCTTCATGGCCGGTGGCCTCGCTTCCGCGATTGCCGGCTACATCGGCATGAGCATCGCCACGCGCGCCAATTCCCGCACCACGCAGGGCGCGGTTGATGGCGGCCTCAAGGGCGCCCTGAGCGTGGCCGTGTCCGGCGGCGCCGTCATGGGGATGAGCGTGGTCGGCGTCTCCCTGCTGGGCTTGTGCCTGGTCTATCTCATTTTCGAAGGCAAGCCCGTCATCATCAATGGCTATGCCATGGGCGCGAGTTTGGTTGCCCTCTTCGCCCGCAGCGGCGGCGGCATCTTCACCAAAGGCGCAGACATGGGCGCCGATCTGGTCGGTAAGGTCGAAGCCAACATTCCCGAAGATGACCCGCGTAACCCCGCCGTGATTGCCGACAATGTCGGTGACAACGTCGGTGACGTGGCCGGCTTGGGCGCGGACTTGCTGGAGTCCTACGTCGAGGCCATCATCGCCGCCATGGCGATTGCCGCGGGCATGACTCTGCTTTCGCCCGAACACAACCACGCCTTGGCCGTGCTGCCGCTCAACATCGCCAGCATCGGCATCTTCTCTTCGATTCTAGGCATTATTTATGTCAAAGCCGCCGGCCGCGGCAATCCCCAAAGCGCCCTGATGGGCGGCCTATACGTCAGCGCCTTCTTCACTATTGTTGGCACGTACTTCATGGTGAAACAGAGCGGCTTTGCGTTCGAGAACTATGATGCCATGGGGCCGTTTTGGGCCACCATCGCGGGCGTGCTCTCCGGCGTTATCATCGGATTCACCAGCGAATACTACACTTCTTCCAAATACAAGCCGGTCAAGAATCTCGCGGATGAATCGCAAAGCGGGCCGGCGATTACGGTGACCGGCGGTTTGGCGCTGGGCATGGCTTCCACCGCGGTGCCGGTCATTGTGCTGGCAATTGCCCTGATCGTGTCGCACGAGTTGGCGGGGATCTACGGCGTGGCGATGGCGAGCTTGGGCATGCTGGCAACCACGGGCATGGTGGTGTCGGTTGACAGTTATGGTCCCATTGCCGACAATGCCGGCGGCATTGCCGAGATGTCGCATCTTGATCCCGGCGTGCGCAAAATCACCGACAGCTTGGATTCCGTGGGCAATACCACGGCGGCGATCGGCAAGGGTTTCGCCATCGGTTCCGCGGCGTTCGCGGCCATGGGCTTGATCGTGGCTTACATGCACTCGATCAAGCTGCAGAGTGCGGACATTCAGGAGCCCAAAGTGCTGGCGGGCGTCATCATCGGCGGCATGCTGCCGTTCTTTTTCTCTTCGATGCTGTTCAAGGCCGTGAGCAAGGCCGCGTTCAAGATGATCGCCGAAGTGCGGCGGCAATTCAAGGAGATCCCCGGTTTGCGCGAGGGCAAAGTGATGCCGGATTCGGCGCGCTGCGTGGACATCAGCACCATCGGCGCGATCAACGGCATGCTGCTGCCCGGTGTGTTGGCGCTATTGGCGCCGGTGCTCACCGGTTTCTTGCTCGGCCCGGCTGCGCTCGCCGGCCTGCTGTTGGGCGCGCTGGTCACCGGCGTCATGCTGGGCATTCAGATGGCCAACAGCGGCGGCGCGATGGACAACGCCAAGAAATTCGTGGAAGAAGGCCATTACGGCGGCAAAGGCTCGGATACGCACAAGGCCACGGTGATTGGCGACACGGTGGGCGATCCGCTCAAGGATACGGTCGGGCCTTCGATCAACATTCTGATCAAGCTGATGGCGGTCATTTCGCTGGTATTGGCGCCGTTGTTTATGGA harbors:
- a CDS encoding 50S ribosomal protein L25 encodes the protein MSSTLINVEVRNDIGKQAAKRLRREGRVPGVYYSGGVDPVALSVDAKELRAALAHKSSIMDVRLGSAEPVKCIIREVQWHPVYGTPVHVDFMGVKLTEKITMEVPIRLTGTAAGVKDGGTLQQLLRSLEIKCLPLDIPDAVDIDVSNLNIHDAIYVRDLPAEKFEILNEPEQMVISVLAPRLEETPVPAAAPETAEPEVIGHGKKAEEEEGEESQK
- the pth gene encoding aminoacyl-tRNA hydrolase codes for the protein MASSAVVPARYLITGLGNPGREYAGTRHNLGFMVIDHLAERLGIALHAGRGEYRISSPHPLPGSDREIVLLKPLTFMNNSGVAVREVVHYFKFELPHLLVVLDDLQLPFGKLRLRSKGSDGGQKGLRSIIQALGTEAFPRLRLGIGQGSEQTATTFVLSRFSKVEREALPDLIAQAADAAVDFCRHGIAHTMNRYNLKTNPEE
- a CDS encoding sodium-translocating pyrophosphatase, which codes for MSDVLIPGIASLFALGFVAFLAMDVLRKSPGNERMVQISRAVQEGAKAFLRREYLYVSAFVIVIATLIAAAPLFSKVDLNWQTSVAFMAGGLASAIAGYIGMSIATRANSRTTQGAVDGGLKGALSVAVSGGAVMGMSVVGVSLLGLCLVYLIFEGKPVIINGYAMGASLVALFARSGGGIFTKGADMGADLVGKVEANIPEDDPRNPAVIADNVGDNVGDVAGLGADLLESYVEAIIAAMAIAAGMTLLSPEHNHALAVLPLNIASIGIFSSILGIIYVKAAGRGNPQSALMGGLYVSAFFTIVGTYFMVKQSGFAFENYDAMGPFWATIAGVLSGVIIGFTSEYYTSSKYKPVKNLADESQSGPAITVTGGLALGMASTAVPVIVLAIALIVSHELAGIYGVAMASLGMLATTGMVVSVDSYGPIADNAGGIAEMSHLDPGVRKITDSLDSVGNTTAAIGKGFAIGSAAFAAMGLIVAYMHSIKLQSADIQEPKVLAGVIIGGMLPFFFSSMLFKAVSKAAFKMIAEVRRQFKEIPGLREGKVMPDSARCVDISTIGAINGMLLPGVLALLAPVLTGFLLGPAALAGLLLGALVTGVMLGIQMANSGGAMDNAKKFVEEGHYGGKGSDTHKATVIGDTVGDPLKDTVGPSINILIKLMAVISLVLAPLFME